The sequence below is a genomic window from Bradyrhizobium septentrionale.
CCAGCTGCGAGGCCTGCGTCGGCAGCTGCAGCGTGCCTGGACCTTCGGCCTCCAACTGCCTGACCAGCTGATCGCGCGGCTGGCGGTAGTCGCGCTGATAGAGCGAGTCGCCGCTGTCGTAGGGAAACACGATGCAGTAGCCGCGCACGTTGAACTCGCGCGCAGCTCGGCCCATGTCCTCGGCATAGGGCAGGTCCTTTTTCGGGAACTGATGCTGCACGATCCTGCGCCCGCTCTCGCGCCCGTTGGCCTCGCAATGGAAGCGAGCGCCATTGAACGAGGCGGGCATCAGGCTTTGCCGCCACAGCGCGGGCAGATCGAAAATGTTGCTCATATCGGCGGGCTCTCCATTCCCGGCCCTCGGCGCGCGGGCTCCATCTGCGTCTGGCGATTGATCTCGACATTCTTGAACAGGCCGCCGCCTTCAGCGCCGACGCTGGTGCCCTTCGGCGCGTTGACATCGACACTGATCTTGCCGGTGCCTTCGACCTTGGTGGATGCGGCCTGCGTCTTGTCGATCTGCTGGCGATCCCGAACCGCCAGCGCGGCGCGCTTCGCGGTCAAGCCTTCGTCGGCTTCCTTGTGGCCCGGATTGACTTCGCCATGTCCGAAGATCGGCGTGT
It includes:
- a CDS encoding DNA circularization N-terminal domain-containing protein; translated protein: MSNIFDLPALWRQSLMPASFNGARFHCEANGRESGRRIVQHQFPKKDLPYAEDMGRAAREFNVRGYCIVFPYDSGDSLYQRDYRQPRDQLVRQLEAEGPGTLQLPTQASQLVICPRYRLTEEERFGGYCVIDMTFMEYGLDPQTFAPAAATATAIVQTSEALRSQVLRSLSALPLPPAIGLNR